In Planococcus sp. MB-3u-03, the DNA window ATCCATTCTTTCATATGATCACCTAGGTTTTATAAATTGTGAAAACCGCTTTTGTTTGGTCGTCTTTATCGAGCGCCAGTCCAAACATCAAATCACGGTCTTTCAATGTCCGGTTCAATGCATCGACCACTTTGTACAGGTCGGATTGATACTCGACTTGCACAGTATTTAATACTTCGATCTTGGATTCCATTGTTCGGCACTTCCTTTCGATTGAAGGAACCGTTCTTCCCTCTTTATCCTTGCTTATTATACCAAT includes these proteins:
- a CDS encoding YpmA family protein is translated as MESKIEVLNTVQVEYQSDLYKVVDALNRTLKDRDLMFGLALDKDDQTKAVFTIYKT